ATAGTTACCTTCTTTTCTAATCCGAACAAATGGTTTTCCTGCATATATTTCGTTATATAAATCAAGTAGTTGCTGCTGTGTGTATGATTCTTTTAGCTGAACATACATTGTCGCCATAATTCCGCGAACCATTGGGACAAGATGTGTTTGAAACGTAATCGCTCCAATTTTATTGTTCCAACGGTTAAGTTGCTGCTCAATTTCCGGCGTATGCTTATGCGTGTTTACTTGATAGATCTTAAAGTTCTCGTTCATTTCGCTAAAGTGCGTCATCATGGAAGCGGACCTACCTGCTCCAGATGTTCCTGTTTTTGCATCAATAATAATTGAATGAGGCTCGATAAGATCCTGCTGAACCAGTGGCGCGAGTCCAAGTAATGATGCCGTAGGATAACAACCTGGATTTGAAATAATAGAGGCCTTACTTACAGCTTCGTGGCTCCATTCACTTAAGCCGTAGACTGCTTGATTAATAGTTTCACTCTCAGCAGCAGTCCGCTTATACCAATTTTCATATACCTTTGGATCTTCAAGCCTAAGATCTCCAGATAGGTCAATCACCTTCGCTCCATGCTTCGCAATCTCTTGTGTATGCTCCGCTGAAACACCTGGTGGAGTCGCCATAAAAACAAGCTCTGATTCCTGACTCACCACAGCTGGGTCAAATGATTGTAAGGAGATATCATAAACATCTGTTAGATGCGGATACGATTCACTTATATGTACTCCTTCTTTTGATGATGTATATAAATGAATATCTTCCACTTCAGGATGGTTTTTTAATAGACGGAGAAGCTCTGCCCCGCCATAGCCTGTTGCTCCAACTATACCAATTCTCATTTAGCTCCCGCTCCGTTTCTTTATCTCTCTAATTTTCTCTTGTGTTTCATTATAAATATGAATAAAAATAAATTCAACTGTATTTTTATTTTATTTTCAATTATTCTTTCTGAAAGGCTGTTAATCCATATACAAAAAGAGTGTAACCCGATTATCATCAATTGGATTACACTCTTCTTAAGTAAGAAATCTATTCTATTATTCAAAAATTATGTATAAATATTTATTCAGAGTCGATGACATTCTTAATATCCTTAACAAACTCCTCTTGATTCACTTCCAAGCCATCGTACTTTCTAATGACATTCCCCTCAGGATCAACCATAAAAAACCTTGTCGTGTGTATAAAGTCCGTTCCATCTTCAGACATTTGCACAGGAGACTTAAATGCGTCTAACGAAAACTGTTCAATCGTCTCTTGTTCATATCCTGTAGCAAAAGTCCACGTATTGTAATCAACACCAAGATTCGTTCCATACTTTTTTAATACTTCATATGAATCTCGTTCTGGATCTACGGAAAATGAAACAAACTGAAGTGGAATGCCTTCATCTATTGCTGTAGCCTGGAGGTTTTGCATATTTGGTGACATAATGGGACAGATCTCTGGACAGTTCGTGAAGATCATATTCGCTATCCAATAGTCGCCATCTAAGTCACTCGTATGCTGGGTTTCACCGTCCTGATTAACAAACTCCAGACCTGACACCTTCATTCCAGCTTCACTGATATCAAAATCTGAATCCGGCTCCTTAGCACCAATCTCATACATCCAGCCACAGCCAAGCAAGCACAAGTGTCATCAAACCAAGTACAACATATTTCATACAAACCTTCTCTCCTATCCTCTACGTAGAAGGTACATCACTAATCGTCATGTTCCCTTCTTGCTGCTTCTCTTTACGTAGCCATTGTTTAAACACATAACCAATCGTAATGCCGTACACAATTTCCTGCATAATTTTCATTAACACACCCGCAAGCTGCTGATCCATTCTCGCATCTAGAAACGCTAGTGTTGCTGGGCCATTAAACATTGTAAATGGAACCTCAGTGCCAGCTGGTAAACAATACGACATCACATTTGCCCAAACAAGCGGATCAGTATAGGTCGCGTACATCGTTTCTGGAGCAAAAATAATGAGGGCACATGCCGGAGTAATTAATATACCGTTTGCAAAAATATACCCAATTCGTCTTAAATCAGATAGTCGATAAACACTTGGTAAAGGCGCAAGCATATGCCACCACATCAAAACAGCGGCGAACAATAAACCATATTGATAGAAACTATGTAATAGTGGTGATTGCATAAGACTGTCAAACATAAAAGGGACATGATAAAATGAAAAAAGGCCATTAAATAACAAGAGCGCTAAAATTGGGTTACTAAAAAAATGAAAAATTGGTTGTATGCCACGTTTCTTTAAGAAATCAGCAGCTCTGCTTAAAGCCCATGTTGGAGTTCCAAGCAAAAGCAAAGGAACTGCGACAAAATAAGCCAAAACCATCTGCAGCATATGAATACTCATTATCATATGTCCCGTCAGATAGAGCGGACTTCCCCAACCTCCGTAAAGGGCAAGCAAGCCTAACCCAAAATAGACCTTTTGTCGGATACGTGTTGGTTGTTCTGTTTGATTGGTACGCTGTTCATATTTAATGAGCCAAGCCATATAAAATAGCAAGTAGTAGCAAACCTATGAATAGCTCTGGTGTCCAAAGAGCACGGAAACTAAACGTAGTCCACAATGACTCCATATGGTTTCTTCCCCCTTAGTATCGGGATATCTGCCTCTTCCATTTCTTAAAAAAGCAGTATTT
The nucleotide sequence above comes from Alkalicoccobacillus plakortidis. Encoded proteins:
- a CDS encoding SCO family protein; protein product: MYEIGAKEPDSDFDISEAGMKVSGLEFVNQDGETQHTSDLDGDYWIANMIFTNCPEICPIMSPNMQNLQATAIDEGIPLQFVSFSVDPERDSYEVLKKYGTNLGVDYNTWTFATGYEQETIEQFSLDAFKSPVQMSEDGTDFIHTTRFFMVDPEGNVIRKYDGLEVNQEEFVKDIKNVIDSE
- the ctaG gene encoding cytochrome c oxidase assembly factor CtaG, translated to MLFYMAWLIKYEQRTNQTEQPTRIRQKVYFGLGLLALYGGWGSPLYLTGHMIMSIHMLQMVLAYFVAVPLLLLGTPTWALSRAADFLKKRGIQPIFHFFSNPILALLLFNGLFSFYHVPFMFDSLMQSPLLHSFYQYGLLFAAVLMWWHMLAPLPSVYRLSDLRRIGYIFANGILITPACALIIFAPETMYATYTDPLVWANVMSYCLPAGTEVPFTMFNGPATLAFLDARMDQQLAGVLMKIMQEIVYGITIGYVFKQWLRKEKQQEGNMTISDVPST